In Numidum massiliense, a single genomic region encodes these proteins:
- a CDS encoding PH domain-containing protein gives MEEEILWEGKPFNFGIPSFTKYKITNARIIIEKGIFTKRRDEIRLFRIRDVSTKRNLFERMIGIGDVNIVSTDASLPKYQLRNIRDSTDVADLLGFQAEQARLKHRTSVEVSEIRGDVSEW, from the coding sequence ATGGAAGAAGAAATTTTATGGGAAGGGAAGCCGTTTAACTTCGGGATCCCGAGCTTTACCAAATATAAGATTACGAATGCCCGCATTATTATCGAGAAAGGGATCTTCACGAAACGGCGGGACGAAATTAGGCTGTTCCGAATTCGCGACGTATCGACGAAGCGCAACTTGTTTGAGCGGATGATCGGCATCGGTGACGTGAATATCGTGTCTACCGACGCAAGTTTGCCGAAGTACCAGTTACGTAACATTCGCGACTCGACAGACGTCGCAGATTTACTCGGGTTCCAGGCCGAACAGGCGCGACTAAAGCACCGTACATCGGTTGAAGTTTCCGAAATAAGGGGTGACGTGAGCGAGTGGTGA
- the trpA gene encoding tryptophan synthase subunit alpha, which translates to MNRLGENRIARAFRIHAGSTRVRPQPLLIPYVTAGDPTPEVTVELIETFAGAGADIIELGVPYSDPLADGPVIQAASARALAAGTTLSRVLDIGAEVRRRGGRAEQIPLILFTYVNPVLAMGIGQLCERAAAAGFDGLIVPDLPLEEDDELRQAAVASHLALIPLVAPTSRQRVEQIVARAEGFVYCVSSLGTTGARESFAPEVSRFLQDVRRLSAVPTAVGFGISKPAHVRAFAPHADAVIVGSAIVREIERLGDALRDPDDKKQAHEQLAAFVRSLKSEVN; encoded by the coding sequence ATGAACCGATTGGGTGAGAACCGCATCGCACGCGCCTTTCGCATTCATGCGGGAAGCACACGTGTCCGCCCGCAGCCGCTGTTAATTCCGTACGTGACCGCGGGCGATCCGACGCCTGAAGTGACCGTTGAATTAATTGAAACGTTTGCCGGAGCGGGGGCAGACATCATCGAACTCGGCGTGCCGTATTCCGATCCGCTCGCCGACGGCCCAGTCATTCAAGCAGCCTCGGCGCGCGCTCTCGCCGCAGGGACGACACTCAGCCGCGTCCTCGACATCGGAGCTGAAGTACGCCGCCGCGGGGGTCGCGCCGAGCAAATACCGCTTATTTTATTTACGTACGTCAATCCGGTGCTAGCTATGGGGATCGGACAACTGTGTGAACGCGCGGCGGCGGCTGGCTTTGACGGCTTGATCGTCCCCGATTTACCGCTCGAAGAGGACGACGAGTTGCGGCAAGCTGCCGTGGCTAGTCATCTCGCGCTCATCCCGCTCGTCGCGCCGACGTCTCGGCAGCGGGTAGAGCAGATCGTCGCTCGAGCAGAAGGGTTCGTCTACTGTGTGTCTTCTCTCGGGACGACGGGCGCGCGCGAATCGTTCGCCCCGGAAGTTAGCCGATTTTTGCAAGACGTGCGCCGCTTAAGTGCCGTTCCTACCGCTGTCGGCTTCGGTATATCCAAGCCAGCACACGTACGTGCGTTTGCGCCGCATGCGGACGCCGTCATCGTCGGCAGTGCGATCGTGCGCGAAATCGAGCGCCTCGGCGATGCCTTACGCGATCCCGACGATAAAAAACAGGCACACGAACAGCTCGCGGCATTTGTCAGATCGCTAAAAAGTGAGGTAAACTAG
- the hisC gene encoding histidinol-phosphate transaminase codes for MQPKRSVRGLPVYRPGKSIDEVKREYGLRHVIKMASNENPAGCSPYVVENLLPSSNSGQQLALYPDGEMRELRQTAARHLRVEPEQLIFGNGSDEIIQIIARCFLEPGMNTVMAQTTFPRYKTNVQIENVDVVEIPLTGGTHDLEAMAAAVNERTKIVWVCNPNNPTGTIVTHDALVQFIDRIPSSTLVVLDEAYAEYVADEHYPRTAELLANYPNVIALRTFSKIYGLAALRVGYGIAQPEIVSELNRVREPFNVNALAQRAAHLALRDQSFVQACHRANLAGLEQLTTAFTRLGLSFYPPHGNFVFVDTGHPASDVYTSLLQQGIIVRADDSWGCPTAIRVTVGNEAENAAFLNAFEQFLQERGQEKSR; via the coding sequence ATGCAACCAAAACGTTCTGTACGCGGCTTACCTGTGTATCGCCCGGGGAAGTCGATCGACGAAGTAAAAAGAGAATACGGTTTGCGGCACGTCATTAAGATGGCCTCAAACGAAAACCCCGCCGGCTGTTCGCCGTACGTCGTGGAAAATTTGCTGCCGTCCAGTAATAGCGGCCAACAGCTAGCATTATATCCAGACGGTGAGATGCGCGAATTGCGTCAGACGGCGGCGCGGCATTTACGAGTTGAACCTGAGCAGCTCATTTTTGGAAATGGATCTGACGAAATCATTCAAATTATCGCCCGTTGTTTTCTAGAGCCGGGGATGAATACCGTCATGGCGCAGACGACGTTTCCCCGCTATAAAACGAATGTGCAGATCGAAAATGTCGACGTCGTAGAAATACCGCTCACAGGCGGCACGCACGACCTCGAGGCAATGGCCGCCGCTGTTAATGAGCGGACGAAAATCGTTTGGGTGTGCAATCCGAACAACCCGACGGGAACGATCGTCACACACGACGCGCTCGTCCAGTTTATCGATCGTATCCCTTCGTCGACGCTCGTCGTCCTCGACGAAGCGTATGCCGAGTACGTCGCCGACGAACACTATCCGCGCACAGCCGAGTTACTGGCGAACTACCCGAACGTCATCGCGTTACGGACGTTTTCCAAAATATACGGGCTCGCCGCGCTACGCGTCGGCTACGGAATCGCCCAGCCAGAAATTGTTAGTGAGTTGAACCGCGTGCGCGAACCGTTTAACGTCAACGCGTTAGCCCAGCGTGCCGCCCATTTGGCGCTGCGCGATCAGTCGTTCGTGCAAGCGTGCCACCGCGCCAACCTCGCCGGTCTCGAACAGTTGACGACGGCTTTTACGCGGCTGGGACTATCGTTTTATCCGCCACACGGCAACTTCGTGTTCGTCGATACGGGCCATCCGGCGAGCGACGTCTATACGTCTTTGTTACAACAAGGGATCATCGTCCGCGCGGACGATTCGTGGGGTTGTCCGACGGCGATTCGAGTCACCGTCGGGAACGAAGCGGAAAATGCGGCCTTTTTGAACGCATTTGAACAATTTTTACAGGAACGAGGCCAAGAAAAAAGTAGATGA
- the qcrB gene encoding menaquinol-cytochrome c reductase cytochrome b subunit — translation MMQKVYAWIDERVDLSPLWRDLADHEVPEHVNPAHHFSAFVYCFGGLTFFVVLIQILSGMFLALNYTPDIINAHASVSFIQNELAFGDVVRGMHHWGASVVIVMLFLHTLRVFFQGAYKKPRELNWVVGMLVFFVMLGLGLTGYLLPWDEKAYFATKVTVEIAGSVPVLGPYISAFLMGGSGVVGAETLTRFFAIHVFFLPGALLALLAVHFILIRRQGISGPL, via the coding sequence ATGATGCAAAAAGTTTACGCTTGGATAGACGAACGCGTCGATCTGTCGCCACTGTGGCGCGACCTCGCCGATCACGAGGTGCCAGAACACGTGAACCCTGCTCACCACTTTTCGGCCTTCGTGTACTGTTTCGGCGGTTTGACTTTTTTCGTCGTCCTGATTCAAATTTTATCGGGTATGTTCCTTGCACTCAACTATACCCCTGACATTATTAATGCCCACGCGAGTGTCAGCTTCATTCAAAACGAGTTGGCCTTCGGCGACGTCGTACGCGGTATGCACCATTGGGGCGCGAGTGTCGTCATCGTGATGCTCTTCTTGCACACGTTGCGCGTGTTCTTCCAAGGGGCGTACAAAAAACCGCGGGAATTGAACTGGGTCGTCGGCATGCTCGTCTTTTTCGTCATGCTCGGGCTCGGTTTGACCGGTTACTTACTACCGTGGGACGAAAAAGCGTACTTCGCAACGAAAGTTACCGTTGAAATTGCCGGTTCTGTACCGGTTCTCGGGCCGTACATTTCCGCCTTTTTGATGGGTGGTTCCGGTGTCGTCGGCGCCGAAACGTTGACGCGCTTTTTCGCTATCCATGTCTTCTTCCTGCCGGGCGCGCTGTTAGCACTGCTCGCTGTTCACTTTATTTTAATCCGGCGTCAAGGGATTTCCGGACCACTATAA
- a CDS encoding ubiquinol-cytochrome c reductase iron-sulfur subunit yields the protein MQPERISRRKFLTYTIASVGGFLVSGTVFPMVRMAIDPMLKHGEESDFVEVCKLDDLSEAPKKFGFDRQLKDAWYDSVQKFEAWITKDKDGNILALSPICKHLGCTVDWEGGGNKNRYFCPCHFGFYYSNGLNVPNTPPPAPLDKYEVKVKGNKVFLGPLQPNNVTEKPKGE from the coding sequence ATGCAGCCGGAACGCATCTCGCGACGCAAGTTTTTGACGTACACAATTGCGAGCGTCGGCGGGTTCCTCGTCTCCGGAACTGTGTTTCCGATGGTGCGGATGGCGATCGATCCGATGCTGAAGCACGGGGAAGAATCCGATTTCGTCGAAGTATGTAAGCTCGATGATTTAAGCGAGGCACCTAAGAAATTTGGTTTCGATCGACAATTGAAGGACGCTTGGTACGACTCGGTGCAAAAGTTTGAGGCTTGGATTACGAAAGATAAGGACGGCAACATTTTGGCGCTCTCGCCGATTTGTAAGCACTTAGGTTGCACGGTCGACTGGGAGGGCGGTGGGAACAAGAACCGCTACTTCTGTCCGTGTCATTTCGGCTTCTACTACAGTAACGGGCTGAACGTGCCGAATACGCCGCCGCCGGCACCGCTCGACAAGTACGAAGTGAAGGTGAAAGGGAACAAAGTTTTCCTTGGCCCGCTGCAACCGAATAACGTCACAGAAAAACCGAAGGGTGAGTAA
- a CDS encoding DUF2487 family protein has protein sequence MIWNQLKEDEWRKAAPYVDTALVPVLDIYGLGKEALPVYGRHVGRATEVLERQLTGRVLCMPPLPFTVDDTAFSEHVALVRKRFNEAGFRFIFFVMDEATVKATGQVDWGMLLQVSETPESQDEAEEEIRQLCEQIVREWQKDV, from the coding sequence ATGATTTGGAATCAGTTAAAGGAAGATGAGTGGCGGAAAGCCGCGCCCTACGTCGACACGGCACTCGTGCCCGTACTCGACATTTACGGGCTGGGGAAAGAGGCGTTACCCGTGTACGGGCGACACGTTGGACGGGCCACCGAAGTGTTGGAGCGCCAGTTGACTGGGCGCGTCCTATGCATGCCGCCACTCCCGTTCACCGTCGACGACACAGCCTTTTCAGAACATGTGGCGCTCGTGCGCAAACGTTTTAACGAGGCAGGGTTTCGCTTTATCTTTTTTGTGATGGACGAGGCGACCGTAAAGGCGACAGGACAGGTCGATTGGGGCATGCTTTTGCAAGTTAGTGAGACGCCGGAATCGCAAGACGAAGCGGAGGAGGAAATTCGACAGTTGTGTGAACAAATTGTACGCGAGTGGCAAAAAGATGTATAA
- the trpC gene encoding indole-3-glycerol phosphate synthase TrpC codes for MFLERILAVKAQEVAQLRGDSALVQDSAPASDPASAHSPAFIRSFESTATSESTAARAKRPSLAEALAQGPDGFGLIAEVKKASPSKGVIRPDFDPVALARAYEAAGAQAISVLTDRHFFQGDIGDLVAIREHVRVPLLRKDFIIDRLQIDESVRAGADAILLIAAALGDAQLADLCQYARRCGLDVLLEVHTAREVAAALRAKPNVIGINNRDLHTFDVSLAVTAELAPLITTGIPVISESGISRPEDVAALKDLGVSGMLVGEFFMRQSDVTGGVRALCGPSTTSANASFTSASTNVKGGAASGGK; via the coding sequence ATGTTTCTTGAACGGATTCTTGCAGTAAAAGCGCAAGAAGTCGCTCAGCTAAGGGGCGATTCCGCGTTAGTACAGGACAGCGCGCCCGCTAGCGATCCCGCGTCTGCACACAGTCCAGCGTTTATCCGTTCATTCGAGAGTACTGCCACCTCCGAGAGTACTGCCGCCCGAGCAAAGCGACCTAGCTTGGCAGAAGCACTTGCTCAAGGGCCGGACGGATTCGGGTTAATCGCCGAAGTAAAAAAAGCGTCGCCGTCAAAAGGGGTGATCCGACCCGACTTCGATCCAGTCGCCCTCGCCCGCGCGTACGAGGCTGCAGGGGCGCAAGCGATTTCGGTGTTGACGGACCGTCACTTTTTTCAAGGGGACATCGGCGATCTCGTCGCGATCCGCGAACACGTCCGTGTACCGCTCTTGCGCAAAGATTTTATTATCGACCGTTTGCAAATCGACGAGAGTGTGCGGGCAGGGGCAGACGCCATATTACTCATTGCTGCAGCGCTTGGCGATGCGCAGCTCGCCGACTTGTGCCAGTATGCGAGGCGGTGTGGGTTGGACGTGTTGTTGGAAGTGCACACCGCACGCGAGGTGGCGGCAGCGCTGCGGGCGAAACCGAACGTCATCGGCATCAATAACCGCGATTTACACACGTTTGACGTGTCGCTCGCAGTAACCGCCGAGCTGGCACCACTCATAACGACCGGAATCCCGGTCATAAGCGAAAGCGGCATCAGCCGTCCAGAAGATGTTGCCGCATTGAAAGATCTAGGGGTATCCGGCATGCTCGTCGGGGAATTTTTCATGCGGCAGTCGGATGTCACAGGCGGCGTACGGGCGTTGTGTGGCCCTTCCACTACAAGTGCGAACGCGAGTTTTACTAGTGCCAGCACAAATGTGAAAGGGGGGGCGGCGAGTGGTGGCAAGTGA
- a CDS encoding ReoY family proteolytic degradation factor: MNECVTTTEKKAFIKWFLHNYELQKKEAAWLLSYLASDGQLLARVHFIDSFRHLPKIVLMATKCTQMTPFKFYKHKRVTREVERAFYDIRANPHEDIYIGLFFKDRATCPEYAAVLEGNPMERQNVVQDSLLSLLAEITLEQSLKSYRKKKLYEQIDAALAEGDEEAFLTLTEELRALLAYEQ; encoded by the coding sequence ATGAATGAATGTGTGACAACGACGGAGAAGAAGGCGTTTATCAAATGGTTTTTGCACAACTACGAGTTACAAAAAAAAGAGGCCGCTTGGCTCTTATCGTATTTAGCGTCCGACGGCCAACTGTTGGCGCGCGTTCATTTCATTGACAGTTTCCGCCACCTTCCAAAAATAGTTTTAATGGCAACTAAGTGCACACAAATGACACCGTTCAAGTTTTACAAACACAAACGGGTCACGCGAGAGGTAGAAAGGGCGTTCTACGACATTCGCGCCAACCCTCACGAGGACATTTATATCGGCTTGTTCTTTAAGGACCGGGCGACATGTCCGGAATACGCTGCTGTATTGGAGGGGAATCCGATGGAGAGACAGAACGTCGTTCAAGATTCACTACTGAGCTTGCTAGCGGAAATCACGTTAGAACAGTCGCTAAAGTCGTACAGAAAAAAGAAGCTGTACGAGCAAATTGACGCAGCGCTCGCCGAGGGAGACGAAGAAGCGTTTTTGACACTGACGGAAGAGCTGAGAGCGTTACTAGCATACGAGCAGTAA
- a CDS encoding prephenate dehydrogenase, translating into MDQVTVIGVGLIGASLALAWREHGLCVVGYDQNEQSVRQAVARGAIDRGETELERAVADADVIVLSTPVHTIRAYLAQLAALPLKPGAIVTDTGSTKAELVRFATQLKWGDAVYIGGHPMAGSHRSGVKAARAHLFENAYYVLTPTADTPREAVQRLSDLCALTRAKVMLLDAVTHDRVMAAISHFPHVLAALLVRQVGEYNEANDVYHRLAAGGFRDLTRIASSDPVMWRDITLSNREMLLELLDDWERGIAQFRHLLTLRENDQQREIEAFFRSAKRYRDELPQRKHGSLPRVYECYVDVEDTPGIIGQVATLLGEADISLANIGIVENRENISGVLRLSFQQSADFTQAVAVLKSHGYTVYEPDAEVVEKGREL; encoded by the coding sequence ATGGATCAAGTAACCGTCATCGGAGTCGGACTGATCGGCGCATCGCTCGCCCTCGCGTGGCGCGAGCACGGGCTGTGCGTCGTCGGTTACGACCAAAACGAACAAAGTGTTAGACAAGCTGTGGCGCGCGGCGCCATCGACCGCGGGGAAACAGAGCTCGAGCGTGCGGTGGCCGATGCCGACGTCATCGTTTTGAGTACGCCGGTACATACGATTCGCGCTTACCTCGCCCAGCTAGCAGCACTTCCACTCAAGCCGGGGGCGATTGTCACCGACACGGGTAGTACAAAGGCGGAACTCGTTCGTTTCGCCACACAGCTTAAATGGGGCGATGCCGTCTACATCGGTGGCCATCCGATGGCCGGCTCCCACCGTTCCGGCGTTAAGGCGGCCCGCGCGCATTTGTTTGAAAACGCGTATTACGTGTTAACGCCGACTGCGGATACGCCGCGCGAAGCGGTACAGCGCCTGAGCGACTTGTGCGCGTTGACACGGGCAAAAGTGATGCTGCTGGACGCTGTGACTCACGACCGGGTGATGGCGGCGATTAGTCATTTCCCACATGTGTTAGCGGCGCTTCTCGTCCGGCAGGTTGGGGAGTACAACGAAGCAAACGACGTGTACCACCGCTTAGCGGCAGGGGGCTTTCGCGACTTGACGCGCATCGCCTCCAGCGACCCGGTCATGTGGCGCGATATTACGTTATCGAATCGGGAGATGCTACTCGAACTGTTGGACGATTGGGAACGGGGGATCGCGCAGTTTCGCCACTTGCTTACGCTAAGAGAAAACGATCAACAGCGCGAGATCGAAGCGTTTTTCCGCAGTGCGAAACGATATCGCGATGAACTACCGCAGCGTAAACACGGTTCACTGCCACGCGTGTACGAGTGTTACGTCGACGTAGAAGATACGCCCGGCATTATTGGCCAAGTAGCCACCCTGCTCGGAGAGGCGGATATTAGCCTCGCCAACATCGGCATTGTCGAGAACCGGGAAAATATCTCCGGTGTCCTACGCCTTTCCTTTCAACAATCGGCCGATTTTACACAGGCGGTGGCGGTACTAAAATCGCATGGCTATACTGTGTACGAACCGGATGCAGAAGTAGTGGAAAAAGGACGTGAGCTGTAG
- a CDS encoding phosphoribosylanthranilate isomerase — MASEQAKNAATVQKAVPALGQVNRTTIKLCGFQTEEDVAAVHGLSVQYAGFVLAPSKRQVTVETLSRLVVALPPAVIPVAVTVNASDAHIEAVIEQADVRALQLHGDESPARCQELRARYGCEVQLIKALPARGPETVTAIAAYSRVVEKVLVDAYQLHARGGTGRTFQWGTIPLYKEACQRAGSQLLIAGGLHADNVRALVRQYAPDGVDVSSGIESSGRKSAARMKQFVETVRKAERAGAF; from the coding sequence GTGGCAAGTGAACAGGCGAAAAACGCGGCAACTGTTCAGAAGGCCGTGCCGGCGCTCGGGCAAGTGAACCGAACGACGATTAAACTTTGCGGCTTCCAGACAGAGGAGGACGTCGCCGCCGTACACGGCCTATCGGTGCAATACGCCGGTTTTGTCCTCGCCCCGAGTAAGCGGCAAGTGACAGTCGAGACGCTCAGCAGGTTAGTTGTGGCCTTGCCGCCAGCGGTTATCCCCGTCGCCGTCACGGTTAACGCGAGTGACGCCCACATCGAGGCGGTCATAGAACAGGCGGACGTCCGAGCGTTACAGCTGCACGGCGACGAATCTCCGGCCAGGTGCCAAGAACTGCGCGCCCGTTACGGGTGTGAGGTGCAGCTCATTAAGGCGCTGCCAGCGCGTGGACCGGAGACAGTTACGGCGATCGCGGCTTACAGTAGGGTCGTCGAAAAAGTTCTCGTCGACGCGTACCAGCTACACGCACGCGGTGGGACGGGACGCACGTTTCAGTGGGGGACAATTCCGCTGTACAAAGAGGCGTGCCAGCGTGCGGGGAGCCAGCTGTTGATCGCCGGCGGCCTCCACGCGGACAACGTGCGGGCGTTAGTGCGACAGTATGCGCCGGATGGGGTGGACGTGTCGAGCGGCATCGAAAGTAGCGGGCGCAAATCGGCAGCGCGGATGAAACAGTTTGTCGAAACGGTACGTAAAGCCGAACGAGCGGGTGCGTTTTAA
- the trpB gene encoding tryptophan synthase subunit beta, translating into MTETATNKTTATSTITETPDAHGRFGRFGGRYVPETLMNALAELERGFRQAQQDDAFQRTLHDLRRHYSGRPTPLYCARRLTEMYGGAQIYLKREDLNHTGAHKLNNTLGQGLLAQRMGKRKIIAETGAGQHGVASATVAARLGMSCKVFMGAEDIERQALNVFRMELLGAEVIPVHSGTATLKDATNEAIRYWVSHVDDTFYLIGSVVGPHPYPQIVHEFQRVIGQETRAQCLEQLGRLPDHVCACVGGGSNAIGMFSAFIGDDVALHGVEAAGKGIESGAHGAALSEGTLGVIHGSLTYLLQDAHGQIQPAYSISAGLDYPGVGPEHAYLKDNGRVRYTAATDAAALAAVRALCETEGILPALESAHAVAEALRLAPELSPEDVIVVCLSGRGDKDVHTIHTALTEGGGGQ; encoded by the coding sequence ATGACGGAAACGGCAACGAACAAGACGACGGCAACTTCAACGATAACGGAAACCCCTGACGCCCACGGCCGCTTCGGCCGTTTCGGCGGGCGCTACGTTCCGGAAACACTGATGAATGCGCTCGCGGAGTTGGAACGCGGGTTTCGCCAAGCACAGCAGGACGATGCCTTTCAGCGGACGTTACACGATTTGCGCCGCCACTATTCCGGACGACCGACTCCGCTCTACTGCGCACGCCGCCTGACGGAGATGTACGGCGGGGCACAAATATATTTGAAGCGTGAAGATTTAAACCATACCGGTGCCCATAAATTGAATAACACACTCGGGCAAGGGCTTCTAGCACAGCGGATGGGCAAACGGAAAATTATTGCCGAGACGGGAGCGGGACAGCACGGCGTCGCCTCGGCGACGGTGGCGGCGCGCCTCGGCATGTCGTGCAAAGTGTTTATGGGCGCCGAAGACATTGAACGGCAAGCGCTCAACGTGTTTCGTATGGAACTGTTAGGCGCCGAGGTGATTCCTGTCCACTCGGGGACGGCAACGCTCAAAGACGCGACGAACGAGGCGATTCGCTATTGGGTCAGTCACGTCGATGACACGTTTTACTTGATCGGGTCGGTCGTCGGCCCCCATCCGTACCCGCAAATCGTGCATGAGTTCCAGCGCGTCATCGGCCAAGAAACGCGGGCGCAATGTTTGGAACAGCTCGGGCGCTTGCCCGACCACGTGTGTGCGTGCGTCGGGGGCGGGAGTAACGCGATCGGTATGTTTTCGGCATTCATTGGCGACGATGTCGCCTTGCACGGCGTCGAGGCAGCAGGGAAGGGGATTGAGAGTGGGGCGCACGGCGCGGCCTTGTCTGAAGGGACCCTCGGCGTCATCCACGGTTCGCTAACGTATCTCTTGCAAGACGCACACGGCCAAATTCAGCCGGCCTACTCGATTTCCGCCGGATTAGATTATCCGGGCGTCGGACCGGAACACGCGTATTTGAAAGATAATGGCCGTGTACGCTATACGGCGGCAACCGACGCTGCTGCGCTTGCGGCAGTGCGCGCCTTGTGTGAGACGGAAGGCATTCTCCCGGCACTCGAATCGGCGCACGCCGTGGCGGAAGCACTCCGCCTAGCACCTGAACTGTCGCCGGAGGACGTCATTGTCGTCTGTCTTTCCGGGCGCGGGGACAAAGACGTGCACACGATTCACACGGCACTGACAGAAGGAGGTGGGGGACAATGA
- a CDS encoding tetratricopeptide repeat protein, whose product MGQWEQTMQQIESLLAEGEYEDALHKLATCEHLAAGSVDKLLALGELYVELGHVEQGERLAEDVLARDDTCAAALALKGDIALQRGDGFAAVHVLEQAHALAPHDAMIVVALADAYLAVDMADAACAHLTELVQQNPGSPYYLLALGTAQLASGQATAAVETLTAAYALEEGEGDPDVLAMLAEALVAAGEWEASIPYLAEAERLQPENSEHALKRASLLFHLGELEEAVELLTRLVAKDGDNVDALTALGEANLALARFSEAKKAWRRVYELNPHHTDALFALGRIATHEQQYEKAIDYYERAQFEGDERVDLLLGMAEAYQGMEEWSEALRYYKQISSDRAGGTETLPAGIYREMAHCYKQLEAFAEAVSCLQKEAAQTDIPDTSLLNELADAHLLNGERREACNCWQRSLAQDPTQWDIADLYERNCDDV is encoded by the coding sequence TTGGGACAATGGGAACAGACAATGCAACAAATTGAGAGCCTCTTAGCGGAAGGCGAATATGAAGACGCGTTACATAAATTAGCGACTTGTGAGCACTTGGCAGCTGGTTCAGTGGACAAGCTGCTTGCGTTAGGGGAACTGTACGTCGAATTAGGGCACGTCGAACAGGGTGAACGATTGGCTGAAGACGTTCTCGCACGCGATGATACGTGTGCCGCCGCGTTGGCGCTAAAAGGTGACATCGCCTTACAGCGCGGAGACGGTTTTGCCGCCGTGCACGTGTTGGAACAAGCGCACGCTCTCGCTCCGCACGATGCGATGATCGTCGTCGCCCTGGCGGACGCTTACCTTGCGGTCGACATGGCAGATGCCGCCTGTGCGCACTTAACGGAGCTAGTGCAGCAAAATCCGGGCTCCCCTTACTACTTACTCGCACTCGGGACTGCCCAGCTGGCGAGTGGGCAAGCTACGGCAGCGGTGGAAACTTTAACAGCCGCCTACGCGTTAGAAGAAGGAGAAGGAGATCCTGATGTACTGGCGATGTTAGCTGAGGCACTCGTTGCAGCGGGAGAATGGGAAGCAAGCATTCCTTATTTGGCAGAGGCCGAGCGGCTGCAGCCGGAAAATAGCGAACATGCGTTAAAACGGGCGTCGCTCCTCTTTCACCTCGGCGAGTTAGAGGAAGCGGTTGAACTGCTGACTCGCCTCGTAGCGAAAGACGGCGACAACGTCGACGCGTTAACGGCATTAGGCGAAGCGAACTTAGCTTTAGCGCGCTTTAGTGAGGCAAAAAAAGCGTGGCGCCGCGTGTACGAGCTCAACCCCCATCATACGGACGCCCTATTTGCACTCGGTCGGATCGCGACGCATGAACAGCAGTACGAAAAAGCGATCGATTACTACGAACGGGCGCAATTCGAAGGCGACGAGCGCGTCGATCTCCTACTCGGTATGGCGGAAGCGTATCAAGGGATGGAAGAGTGGTCAGAGGCGCTCCGCTACTACAAGCAAATTAGCAGCGACCGAGCGGGTGGAACTGAAACACTTCCCGCAGGCATTTACCGGGAAATGGCACACTGCTACAAACAGTTAGAGGCGTTTGCCGAAGCGGTTAGCTGTTTGCAAAAAGAAGCTGCACAAACAGACATTCCCGACACCTCGCTACTCAACGAGCTCGCGGATGCACACTTGTTAAACGGCGAGCGGCGCGAAGCGTGTAACTGCTGGCAGCGATCGCTCGCTCAAGATCCGACCCAGTGGGATATTGCCGACTTGTACGAACGCAACTGTGATGACGTATAG